A region of the Clupea harengus chromosome 7, Ch_v2.0.2, whole genome shotgun sequence genome:
ACGACCCCCTTTAAAATGTAGCAATTGATTATTTTTCCCGGATTATACTCGCCAAAGTACCACACTACTATTCTAGTATACTAGCCGTGTCCGTGGAGCGTTTAGGTCTGCACATCATCACCATGGTCCGTGCAAAATGGCCGCGCAACACCAACAATTTGTGTGCACAAAATACTTTTTGCGCTGACTGCACATGTGCATGGaagctttacatttacatttagtcatttagcagacgcttttgtccaaagcgacgtacaagggagagaatattcaagctacgagcaatagaacctggtgtaacaataaataaatactactttacattagaaatataacaaaatgaaataaaaagaaagaaagagtgcagaagtgtaactgctgtaattgcaagttacgcactagtcgaagtgccagttaggacgggaagtgctctctgaagtgctctctgaagagcttTAGTGTATGCACTTGTGCGCGTTGACTGCACGTGGGCATGGAAGCTATAGTGTATGCACTTGTTGACTGCACGTGTGCATGGGAGTTTTAAATACTGGCTcagagtgaagaaaaaaaacaaatccattTACACCATTAATTCATTTAGCTGACGCTTGTATCCGAAGCCACTTACAGTACAGAtgctctttttcatgtttgctcCCTGGGGAATAAAAACGACCGGAGACGCATTGATGAAAAGAGAGTCATGTTTATTTTAACCTTTGGCTAGGCACAGCTGATGAGATTACCATTGCAGTGTGTTAAGTTAGGTAGCTATCGCTATTTTGGTAGAGGAGGAAACTGTAGACTTTGATGTAGATTTACACGATGTGgagatatgcatgtgtgtgtgtgtgtgtgtgtgtgtgtgtgtgtgtgtgtgtgtgtgtgtgtgtgtgtgtgtgtgtgtgtgtgtgtgttgtgtgtgtgtgtgtctgtggtgtgtgtgtgtgtgtgtgatgcagataTATCCCACATATCCCACGCAGACACATATCCCCACAGTAACATTGTCTCCTATCTCTATCTTTACTATCTCCAGCCTCTGCCCCTCCTGATGAGCGCCATGTTGCTGCAGGAGAGGCAGGTTCGTTGGTGATGTTGTTTGTGATGTTGTTGGTGGAAAAGTGTGGAAGAGCGGGAGAAGTGTGGTTTCTGCATATCTAGAGGAAGGGAGTGTCCTTAAGTTGCCCCCAGGCAGCAGAATACAAAGAAAAGGAAAGCTGGCTTTTATTCTGCCTTTCTGTGCCTCAGCAGAATACTCAAACCTTAGCctgccacacccacacacacagaggctgccaccacacacacacacacacacacacacacacacacacacacacacactcacacccactggCCCTGACTAATACTAAAAATACAGCCACTGGCCCTCCCTCAGACtgcagcacacgcacacacacacacacacacacacacacacacacacacaccacacacacacagaggctgccaattcacacacatttgctgtAGCGAGCAGTGGAGAAGTCACTCTGTTCCATTCTCCCGACTCCCCTTAAAGTAAGATCACCTCGCTTTATGAGAATGTGCTTCACATCTAGATTGAGGGCAAAGAGTTGAACATGATCTTAGTTAAGGTTTGGGTTAGCTTAACTAACCTCTTAATAGTATTTGGGCAGGTGTTCCTCGGTAAACTACAGATGATCCATTCAAGCACATTAACTGCACAGACCCAACACAGGGAAGTACAGTGACATTCACATCATCCATGTCACTCTTTTTACaccacaaaagtgtgtgtgtgttaattaagtggtgtgtgtgtgtgtgtgtggtgtgtgtgtgttgtgtgtgtgtgtgttgtgtgtgtgtgtgtgtgtgtgtgtgtatgtgtgtgtgactctgcgGGTCTGGCCTTGCATCTTGTGTCCctgtgagagtgtctgtttagtaagtatatgtgtgtttattaagtgtgtgtgtgtgtgtgtgtgtgtctccctgtgtgccTGACTCAGCAGCTCTGATGCCCCCTGTATCGGCTGTCTTCCTCCCCATCCAATACTTCCTGACACcacgcaacacaaacacacacactcacaaacacatgagtttgcagtttccatggcaacagagtTCAGGGAGTTTCCTCTGCAGAGAGTCATTCACCTCAATGGAACTGTAGCAACCCAGACCCAATCGTTAGCCTGCGCTCCGTGGTCGCTGCACTCCGTGGCCGCTGCGCTCCGTGGCCGCTCCGCTCAGTGGCTGTGGTATCTGCGCTCCATAGTCGCTGCACTCCGTGGCCGCTCCGCTCCGTGGCCGCTGCGCTCTGTGGTCACTGCGCTCCGTGGCCTCTGCGCTCCGTGGCCGTGGCTCTGCTGCTTTGACGGAGTCAGCTCTGAAGCTGAGCTCCTCTCTTGTCGTGTCGGACGAGGAGCGTTGGCTCCATACGCCACTCCTTCCTGTCACCCCTGGGATAATAATCTCCTCCAGCCCTGCCCCGAGCCCCAGCTCATCCAGCAgatcctccatcctccagccCTGCCCCGAGCCCCAGCTCATCCAGCAGATCCTCCACTGAGGCACAccagctcagcacagcacagagtcAGGCTTTTCTTTTGGTGTCTTTgccattaataataataataataataatttgtcaggttttattggcacacacgacacagtggaacacacacgtgaatatatggaggcgacacaggacacacacacatacacacacacacgcacacgcaggcctgaggtcgagGTGAATTCATcttctgccttttcccatcctgggcTGTCCCTCCTCCAgaaccccccaggagcagtgggcagcttgtaagcgcccaggaccaagtcaagtgaactgtccatctttggtcagggaaggacatgtgttgtgttctttttgcatgtttttctgttggaacgatgaaataataatgaaacaCACAATGAGGCACGCTGATACCGAATGACAAGCAGGTAGGGATCTTATTATGCAGACATGACACACAGGGCAATGGTGGACAAAGACGCAAATACACATGGACAACTACACTGGGGTATTACCCATAACACACCGGGCCATTACCCATAACACACCAGGCCATTACCCATAACACACCAGGCCATTACCCATAACACACCAGGCCATTACCCATAACACACTGGGGCATTACCCATAACACACTGGGGCATTACCCATAACACACCAGGCCATTACCCATAACACACTGGGGCATTACCCATAACACACTGGGGCATTACCCATAACACACCAGGCCATTACCCATAACACACTGGGGCATTACCCATAACACACTGGGGCATTACCCATAACACACCAGGCCATTACCCATAACACACTGGGGCATTACCCATAACACACCGGGCCATTACCCATAACACACTGGGGCATTATCTATAACACAACCCCACtcacaccaacaacacaaacCAATACTACCACCCACTGTCTGCTGCTTTTGCCCTATTCTGCCTCTTCAATCACGCCTGCTGCAAAAAGAACACATTAAACAAAAtgattaccgtaatttccggactataagccgctacttttttcccatgctctgaacctcgcggcttaaacaatgacgcggctaatttatggattatgataactgtgactgtatacggttgctttgtgtttacggtggctttgtggagctaggatgctagcatgcatgcagccgcatggatgcttagctccacgcgatttctcagtatctctcaataacttaactaatgtcaaaataaccacagtctaccggcgtagacagaacacaactcaaaacactttagaaaataaaagtttaatacaatacaaatccagtcttttcaagttctttagctcactggtttcaaactagcgtctttcttctatctctgtcttcaatctaacgttctagcttctgattgactcttgcaactgtgctctcttaaagcaacagtgcacttatcgtaactggcataactaataatatgcatcactattgtattacttttgatattcattttagcctgtgtaaagttcatttctTTCAATGTACcagtaggcacctgcggcttatagacatgtgcggcttatttatgttaaaaataataatttttgaaaaattcagtgggtgaggcttatattcaggtgcgctcaatagtccggaaattacggtacatttaaaacacatacaaaaatacttCATTTCAAACACGTACTATAAAATAACAACCTGCCTAAAAGTGTTACTTAAATCCACATGCATGATTAAACACCCTTAGAGTCACTGAGACAAATAGAAATGAGATGTAGAGTCACTGAGACAAATAGAAATGCGATGTAGAGTcactgagacaaacacaaatgagaTGTATTGCTCGGACGGTAAAACAGGTTAGATTTATTGTATTTATAGGTCATTGATGGAGACTATCATCAATGACAATCAGTATGTCCATATATGCTATCCATTTTGAGCCACCATTTTTTCCAAAGCTTTTCATGGCCAGTGTTACATTCctcacttcattcattcattaaggTTTCTTAATGCAACATCTCAGTCGACCGCAGGTGGTACACCTCCTATCTCATCTCAATCTGTGACTCATAGCAGGAAAATACACCAGAAATCCTTTATATTTCTGAACCGACATGTTTTTAACATTTTCTTTAGCATAGAGACTATATCAGCACTCAAGTGGTCTGTAGGTCCTCAAGAAAAATCCATTATACAAATTGCATGGCTCAGTACGCTGAGTGCTATTGATCAGAACTACTGTAACTAGCTGTCACATGTATGAGACCCTCTACGCTTTGGCCTTGGAGCCATTTGTATGCACATGGGGTTCTCCTTATGCGTGTGGGGTTCTCCTTATGCGTGTGgagttctcctcatgtgtgtggaGTTATCCTTATGTGTGTGGGGTTCTCCTTATGTGTGTGGGGTTCTCCTCATGCGTGTGGGGTTCTCCTATGCGTGTGgagttctcctcatgtgtgtggaGTTATCCTTATGTGTGTGGGGTTCTCCTTATGCGTGTGtggttctcctcatgtgtgtgaggttctCCTTATGCGTGTGaagttctcctcatgtgtgtgggGTTCTCCTTATGTGTGTGgagttctcctcatgtgtgtggagttctcctcatgtgtgtggagttctcctcatgtgtgtgggGTTCTCCTTATGCGTGTGGGGTTAAGCGTATGCGTATGTAGTGAGGGGACTTTGTGGTGTTTCTGGGCAGTGAGCTTTGTCATCCTGTATGTCCATTCTGTATCATTTCATTGAATCTGATACACTTTGCCACGGACACTTCATTTTCCTGAAGTAACTCTGAAATTATTTGTGCTTCATCAAATGTGTTATTTAAGAGTTTTCTGTTTTCATACTTTTGCATGCTCAATGAAATACACATTTTGTAACAGGTGAAAGGATGAAATGTTTTGAGATGACTATAGTTGTTTCCCATTCACATAGTACAGTAACAGACAGCCATCTGGGATTGTCTTCATCAGCTCTCCATCCTGAAAAGAGAACCTCCCCTGCACTCTATTGATTTATGGAGGGACGCAGCGGCAGGACTATAAATACAGCGGAGCAGCAATCCACCACATCTCCACAATCACCGCAGTCTTCCACTTGCCTTCTGTTCAGGACACACCGGCACACCGAGAGCACGCACACCGGGAGCTGCACAATGGATGTCATAGGGGCTTCATCCCGCAGAAGAGTGCTCGAGACACGGGGCATCCGCGCCTCCCCATCTGCCAGCCTCAGGTCGCACTCCTGGTCTCAGAGAGCCCCCGGCTCCACGTCCATGTCCTACAAAAGAACCACCAACGTGCCAGCAAGCAGGGCATACACGAGCGCGTCCGCAGGAGTGTTAGCCTCTCCAGGCAGCCTAGAACTCTCATCCGCGCTCAATGCCGACCACGCGCGCAACAACGAGAAGGAACAGCTTCAAGGGCTGAATGACCGATTCGCCAGTTATATCGATAAAGTCCGTTATCTGGAAGAACAGAATAAACTGCTGGAGACTGAAATTCAAGAACTCCGGCAAAGGAAGTCCACGCAGTCACAATATAGTGATGCATTCGACCAAGAGCTGAGCGAACTTCGTTCCACGCTAGAGCAGCTGCACAGAGAGAAGGCTCAGATCATTGTTGATGCAGATAACATCGAAGAAGACATTCACCGTCTGAAAAATCGCTATGAGGATGAAGCACGCCTTAGAGAAAAAACGGAGATTGCAATCAGGGAACTGAATAAGCAAAAAGAAAACTCGGTTCTGATTAAATCGGACCTGGAGAAAAAAGTTCAGTCTCTCTTGGATGAAGCAGACTTCCTGCGCAGTAACCACGAAGAGGAGGTCAGCGAACTCCTTGCTCAGCTCCAGGAGGCGCAGGTGCCTGTGGATATGAGGGAGTTCAGTAAAACGGACATCACCTCCGCGCTCCGGGAAATCCGCGCGCAACTGGACGGCTTCTCCTCACAAAACCTGCATCAAGCTGAAGAAGTGTTCCAGTGCCGCTATGCCAAACTAACGGACGCAGCAGATCAGAACAAGGACGCGATCAAATCTGTTCGGGATGAGATCGCAGATTATCGCCGGCAGTTGCAGGTGAAGAATGTCGAACTGGAGGCTCTCCGTGGCACGAAGGACTCCCTGGACAGACAGCTGAATGACATTGAAGACCGGCATAACAACGACCTAGGCAGCTACCAGGTTAGTTTCGGTTGAGTGATAATTATTGTAAATTCGTCatggtaaatatataaatacgaTCCTGTTCCATGCAAACTCCATGCAAAAATGCAGACTGCATAAAAGTATTAAAATGGCAAAGATGCCAAAGAAGATCACAATTTTCCTTCAGTTTTTGTCTTGTACACATAGGATTTCATACACAGTTAGTTTAATTAAAACAGCTTAAACTTAATTAGTAAGAAGTATCTCAATATATTTTACTATCTTCATAACTAATGGGTCTGAATTTGGTGGCAAAGTGTGTTTGTTGCAGTACTAAACAAGTGTGAGATATCAGCCAATAACAAACATCCACAGAGCCTCATTGCTAGTGCCTGTACTCAGGTCTTAGCCAatgacatgtgtttgtgatgagacTCGGACCCTGTCCTGCCCTCCTCTAACGCAGCCCCTTCTtacctctcccttcttccccagGAGATGATCCATCAGCTGGACAGCGAGCTGAAGGGAATGAAGAGGGAGATGTCTCACCACCTCAGGGAATACCAGGATCTGCTCAATGTCAAGATGGCTCTGGATGCTGAGATCGCTGCTTACAGGTGAGAGTCTGCAGAATAATCTGATATTCCATGTAGCTAGcttcacacctgcacacagccATGCTCACACttcttgtgtctgtgcaggAAACTTCTGGAGGGTGAAGAGACTCGTTTTTTCTCGGGATTTGTTGATTCG
Encoded here:
- the LOC116220958 gene encoding neurofilament medium polypeptide-like, with protein sequence MDVIGASSRRRVLETRGIRASPSASLRSHSWSQRAPGSTSMSYKRTTNVPASRAYTSASAGVLASPGSLELSSALNADHARNNEKEQLQGLNDRFASYIDKVRYLEEQNKLLETEIQELRQRKSTQSQYSDAFDQELSELRSTLEQLHREKAQIIVDADNIEEDIHRLKNRYEDEARLREKTEIAIRELNKQKENSVLIKSDLEKKVQSLLDEADFLRSNHEEEVSELLAQLQEAQVPVDMREFSKTDITSALREIRAQLDGFSSQNLHQAEEVFQCRYAKLTDAADQNKDAIKSVRDEIADYRRQLQVKNVELEALRGTKDSLDRQLNDIEDRHNNDLGSYQEMIHQLDSELKGMKREMSHHLREYQDLLNVKMALDAEIAAYRKLLEGEETRFFSGFVDSYPSPAFPYRQPMTSKAKKEDKQADLNEDLAAVAEELQAEGGEEEEGDEEEQEAVEEEVAASKQPKVSATPPTEEEEEGDEEETEGGEEGEEEEEVEGDKEEAEEEESEIEETELSSSKAHKTDTEQQEGEKKQEEEEVEEEKADAEEEEETSKGSKDEEQDDKEQESGEKEKKSDSEGEEKKSDLEDAEQKKEEKEKEEEKEEAAVTNGEQKSPTQTAGSPKEEVVLTQTVETITKGEKVAPKPAKSKAAVEVKEAKPTPKEAAKTSAPASTAPASKEVKEK